In Populus alba chromosome 1, ASM523922v2, whole genome shotgun sequence, a single window of DNA contains:
- the LOC118034906 gene encoding uncharacterized protein produces MGFGLAWLGFLVASWLCRRVLFWFCWIGRVWLMGDKLVIGSSFPLFCFISSAWLLLLCLDLLGSLCCPACVLHLPVFKVLNRLLGTVHNWRRSFGVWLCIDVIT; encoded by the exons GTTGCCAGCTGGTTGTGTAGGAGGGTATTGTTCTGGTTCTGTTGGATTGGACGTGTTTGGCTTATGGgagataag CTGGTTATTGGATCTTCGTTccctttattttgtttcatttcatcGGCTTGGTTACTGCTGCTGTGCTTGGATTTGTTAGGGTCCCTATGCTGTCCAG cttgcGTTTTGCATCTGCCAGTGTTCAAAGTTTTAAATCGTCTGTTGGGGACAGTTCATAACTGGAGGCGTTCTTTTGGTGTTTGGCTGTGCATCGACGTCATCACTTAG
- the LOC140954350 gene encoding uncharacterized protein translates to MQPTPPILDFLLDPSNGSASKKFRDNIRAYNSMFAFTSMGAKIDTSVNDQPAPYVFKISGHCHHLMGSLLPVDGESPKFAQLYMFDTAHEVANRLLPFTRGSKSSSLDENIVVDLLRMLDETNELAKFQGHEKTRKRSRVPMRAYYAYLINERPGCDNTIIKGGRLYQQFLVDAFVNVEEDRLDYIRANQKDLRSEIYKGIHEVVLNGDVEGFSTGKIIVPSSLTGSPRYMINNYQDAMAICRAYGNPDLFITFTCNVNWPEIRRELTKGRIYKHEDKPDIITRVFRSKVIDMLAFIKSGKPFSQIIAGLLLRFRSANGSVVFFFSSASGGRQVTGKLLVLWICDRRVYSGDLVTCWRGGGRYWCAAAGVSTTLRGRSEEETLDGGLSVTPGDGVETMAERKERRCGVAAADGGKLVRCWRKSERRLCVQVFFSASDRQMGLLCSSSPLLQVAAGDWEAAGGCGSVTVGSEEETLDGGLSVTPGDGVETMAEREGTTLWASLRLTEASSSGVGGKVSGGSVCRPKGKMTERWGLRCGGRAGDPEIPDKLTDPKCYEIVSRFMMHGLCGLANPKYQCMNEGVCSKRFPKKFKTHTVFDDNGFVYYKRRDLKDNFVIKNGIQLNNRYVVSYNKELLLRYNAHINIEICCQSMLIKYLFKYVSKGSDRCRVVVEKDHADEIHTYMNCRFICPYEAVWRLLQFPIHSRSPPVERLQIHLPLHQNVVYSGNESLPSILQKPGIEKTMLTEWFTRNRIDHEARQLYYSEFPHKYVWDAGKKEWIPRSKGFSLGRLTYVHPASGELYFLRLLLNHVRGALSFDYLKNVSGVVHPTFQLACKTLGLLGDDKEWEDVFCEAMATATSPQIRNLFVSVVLFCDVADPEVLLNKFWRSMHDDIITRFKSSFAMPNLKLFDDELKNYVLYELELLFNVAGTSLEKQKLPMPDGRLLSEIKNKLLREELNYDIADLIYGLIVLAVASSGIASLLLPGGRTAHSRFKIPLTVSDTSSCEIKKKIDLAQLLQMTSLIVWDEAPMNNRCCFEALDRSLRDVLTNGNDLPNDKPFGGKSILLGGDFRQILPVIPGGTKEDIVHTSLCSSNLWSKFKVLTLTENMRLSSNGLSNDQKKELAIFANWILAIGDGTQHDVLFPDDYDASMIKIPQDLLLEPGSNPILAIVSAVYPSIRDIDIDPCYFRERAIVTPRNATVSEINDFILNMLPGMKRIYLSTDTVC, encoded by the exons ATGCAACCAACTCCTCCaattcttgattttcttcttgatCCCAGCAATGGCTCTGCCTCAAAAAAATTTCGGGACAATATACGAGCTTATAACTCTATGTTTGCTTTCACATCAATGGGTGCAAAGATTGATACTTCTGTTAATGATCAACCAGCTCCATATGTGTTTAAGATAAGCGGTCATTGTCATCATTTAATGGGCTCCCTCTTACCTGTTGATGGAGAATCACCAAAGTTTGCACAGCTCTATATGTTTGACACTGCTCATGAAGTTGCAAATAGACTTTTACCATTTACAAGAGGCTCCAAATCATCATCTCTGGATGAGAATATTGTTGTGGATCTTTTAAGAATGCTTGATGAAACAAACGAGCTTGCCAAATT CCAAGGAcatgaaaaaacaaggaaaaggtCAAGAGTTCCGATGCGAGCTTATTATGCTTACCTTATCAATGAAAGGCCTGGGTGCGATAATACCATCATTAAAGGAGGTCGTTTGTACCAACAATTCTTGGTCGATgcatttgttaatgttgaagaaGATCGTCTTGATTATATCAGAGCTAATCAAAAAGATTTGCGTTCAGAAATTTATAAAGGTATCCATGAAGTTGTGCTTAATGGGGATGTTGAAGGTTTCTCAACTGGGAAAATCATTGTTCCATCTTCTTTAACTGGTAGCCCACGTTATATGATCAATAATTACCAGGATGCAATGGCTATATGTAGAGCCTACGGGAATCCTGACCTATTTATTACATTCACATGTAATGTTAATTGGCCTGAGATACGAAGGGAGCTTACAAAAGGTCGAATATACAAACATGAAGACAAGCCTGATATCATTACACGTGTTTTTAGATCGAAGGTTATTGATATGTTAGCCTTCATAAAATCAGGCAAGCCTTTTAGTCAGATAATTGCAG GTCTTCTTCTCCGCTTCAGATCGGCAAATGGGTCTGTTgtgttcttcttctcctctgcttcaggtGGCCGCCAGGTGACTGGGAAGCTGCTGGTGTTGTGGATCTGTGACCGTCGGGTCTATTCGGGTGACCTTGTGACCTGCTGGCGGGGTGGGGGTCGTTACTGGTGTGCTGCGGCCGGCGTGAGCACGACGTTGAGAGGCAGATCGGAGGAAGAGACGCTGGATGGTGGTCTGTCGGTGACTCCTGGTGATGGAGTTGAGACGATGGCTGAGAGGAAGGAACGACGCTGTGGCGTCGCTGCGGCTGACGGAGGCAAGCTCGTCCGGTGTTGGAGGAAAAGTGAGCGGCGGCTCTGTGTGCAG GTCTTCTTCTCCGCTTCAGATCGGCAAATGGGTCTGTTgtgttcttcttctcctctgcttcaggtGGCCGCCGGTGACTGGGAAGCTGCTGGTGGTTGTGGATCTGTGACCGTCGG ATCGGAGGAAGAGACGCTGGATGGTGGTCTGTCGGTGACTCCTGGTGATGGAGTTGAGACGATGGCTGAGAGGGAAGGAACGACGCTGTGGGCGTCGCTGCGGCTGACGGAGGCAAGCTCGTCCGGTGTTGGAGGAAAAGTGAGCGGCGGCTCTGTGTGCAGGCCGAAAGGGAAGATGACGGAGAGATGGGGGCTGCGGTGTGGTGGAAGAGCTGGAGACC CTGAAATCCCTGACAAACTTACAGATCCAAAATGCTATGAAATTGTTTCAAGATTCATGATGCATGGTCTATGTGGTCTTGCAAATCCAAAATATCAGTGTATGAACGAGGGAGTTTGCTCAAAAAGATtcccaaaaaaattcaagacacATACTGTTTTTGATGATAATGGCTTTGTTTATTACAAGCGTCGTGATCTTAAAGacaattttgttataaaaaatggCATTCAGCTCAACAACAGATATGTTGTTTCATATAATAAGGAACTCTTATTACGATATAATGCCCACATAAATATTGAGATCTGTTGTCAGTCAATGTTAATCAAGTATCTTTTTAAGTACGTAAGCAAGGGATCTGACAGATGTAGAGTTGTTGTTGAAAAAGATCATGCTGATGAGATCCATACGTATATGAATTGTCGTTTTATATGCCCATATGAAGCGGTCTGGCGTCTTCTACAATTTCCAATACATTCAAGATCACCTCCTGTTGAGCGACTTCAAATCCATTTGCCATTGCATCAAAATGTTGTTTACTCAGGAAATGAAAGTCTACCATCAATACTTCAAAAACCAggtattgaaaaaacaatgctCACAGAATGGTTCACACGTAATAGAATTGATCACGAAGCACGTCAGCTTTACTACTCAGAATTTCCACATAAATATGTTTGGGATGCTGGTAAAAAAGAATGGATTCCAAGATCAAAAGGTTTTAGTCTTGGTCGATTAACATATGTTCACCCTGCCTCAGGAGAGCTCTATTTTCTAAGACTACTCCTTAACCATGTAAGAGGAGCATTGAGCTTTGATTATCTAAAAAATGTTTCGGGTGTTGTGCATCCAACATTTCAACTTGCTTGCAAGACCTTGGGACTTTTAGGGGATGATAAAGAATGGGAAGACGTCTTTTGTGAGGCTATGGCTACTGCAACATCTCCTCAAATTAGGAATCTCTTTGTCAGTGTTGTTCTTTTCTGTGATGTTGCTGATCCAGAAGTTTTGCTCAATAAATTCTGGCGCTCAATGCATGATGATATTATCACCCGTTTCAAATCCAGCTTTGCCATGCCTAATCTTAAATTATTCGATGATGAGCTTAAAAACTATGTTCTATATGAGCTTGAGCTTCTCTTCAATGTTGCTGGCACATCTCTTGAAAAGCAGAAGCTTCCAATGCCTGATGGGCGTTTATTGTCagaaataaagaataaactTTTGAGAGAAGAGCTTAACTACGATATTGCAGATCTTATAT ATGGTTTGATTGTCCTTGCTGTTGCATCATCGGGTATTGCATCACTTTTGCTTCCTGGTGGTCGCACAGCTCATTCAAGATTTAAGATCCCCCTTACTGTTTCTGATACTTCATCATgcgagattaagaaaaaaatcgatCTTGCACAACTTCTACAAATGACCTCTCTAATTGTATGGGATGAGGCTCCAATGAATAATCGGTGTTGCTTTGAAGCATTAGACCGCTCGCTTCGTGATGTCCTAACAAATGGTAATGACTTGCCCAATGATAAACCATTCGGtggaaaatcaattttattaggaGGAGATTTCAGGCAGATTTTACCTGTTATTCCCGGAGGAACAAAGGAAGACATTGTTCATACATCTCTTTGCAGCTCTAATTTGTGGTCTAAATTTAAAGTTCTCACTCTTACAGAGAATATGAGGCTATCATCCAATGGACTTTCAAATGATCAAAAGAAAGAACTTGCTATTTTTGCCAACTGGATTCTTGCAATTGGTGATGGAACTCAACATGATGTTTTATTCCCTGATGATTATGATGCATCCATGATTAAAATACCACAAGATCTTTTGCTTGAACCTGGATCTAACCCCATATTGGCAATTGTTTCAGCAGTGTATCCCTCTATTCGTGATATCGATATCGATCCATGCTATTTTAGAGAGAGAGCAATTGTAACTCCAAGAAATGCTACAGTTTCTGAGATCAATGATTTTATCTTAAACATGCTGCCAGGAATGAAGCGAATTTACCTGAGTACTGATACTGTTTGCTAA
- the LOC118034903 gene encoding uncharacterized protein isoform X1 yields the protein MDKKKVAVPLVCHGHSRPVVDLFYSPVTPDGFFLISASKDSSPMLRNGETGDWIGTFEGHKGAVWSCCLDTNALRAASGSADFSAKLWDALTGDELQSFEHKHIVRACAFSEDTHLLLTGGFEKILRIFDLNRPDAPPREVDNSPGSIRTVAWLHSDQTILSSCADIGGVRLWDIRSGKIVQTLETKSPVTSAEVSQDGRYITTADGSTVKFWDANHFGLVKSYDMPCNVESASLEPKFGNKFVAGGEDMWIHVFDFHTGEQIGCNKGHHGPVHCVRFSPGGESYASGSEDGTIRIWQLSPASHDENDSLPGNGPTGKVKVSADDVAQKIEVLHISKEGKTAEKEKATDA from the exons ATGGACAAGAAGAAGGTGGCTGTGCCATTAGTGTGCCATGGACATTCACGTCCTGTTGTGGATTTGTTTTACAGTCCTGTCACTCCTGATGGCTTCTTTCTCATTAGTGCTAGCAAGG ATTCTAGTCCCATGTTGAGAAATGGGGAGACTGGTGATTGGATAGGAACCTTTGAAGGGCACAAAGGTGCAGTGTGGAGTTGCTGCCTGGACACTAATGCTTTGCGTGCAGCATCTGGCTCTGCTGATTTCTCTGC GAAATTGTGGGATGCATTGACAGGGGATGAATTACAGTCTTTTGAGCATAAGCATATTGTTCGAGCATGCGCCTTTTCAGAG GATACTCACCTTCTACTTACTGGTGGATTTGAGAAAATTCTTCGCATATTTGACTTGAATCGTCCAGATGCACCCCCAAGAGAAGTTGACAATTCACCAGGTTCAATCAGAACTGTTGCATGGCTTCACAGTGATCAGACCATATTAAGTTCTTGTGCTGATATTGGTGGTGTGAG GTTATGGGACATACGAAGTGGCAAAATTGTTCAAACACTTGAAACAAAGTCACCTGTAACAAGTGCTGAAGTGAGTCAGGATGGTCGTTATATAACTACTGCTGATGGATCTACAGTTAAATTTTGGGATGCGAATCA tTTTGGATTGGTGAAAAGCTATGACATGCCATGCAATGTGGAATCAGCTTCATTGGAACCAAAATTTGGCAATAAGTTTGTTGCTGGAGGAGAAGACATGTGGATCCATGTGTTTGATTTCCATACTGGAGAACAGATTG GATGCAACAAGGGTCACCATGGTCCTGTTCATTGCGTACGATTCTCACCTGGAGGAGAGTCTTATGCATCAGGATCCGAAGATGGAACCATCAGAATATGGCAACTCAGCCCAGCGAGTCATGATGAGAATGATTCTCTTCCTGGGAATGGACCAACTGGGAAAGTGAAGGTTTCAGCTGATGATGTTGCCCAAAAGATCGAGGTCTTGCATatcagcaaagaaggaaaaactgCTGAGAAGGAGAAGGCAACTGATGCCTGA
- the LOC118034903 gene encoding uncharacterized protein isoform X2, whose protein sequence is MDKKKVAVPLVCHGHSRPVVDLFYSPVTPDGFFLISASKDSSPMLRNGETGDWIGTFEGHKGAVWSCCLDTNALRAASGSADFSAKLWDALTGDELQSFEHKHIVRACAFSEDTHLLLTGGFEKILRIFDLNRPDAPPREVDNSPGSIRTVAWLHSDQTILSSCADIGGVRLWDIRSGKIVQTLETKSPVTSAEVSQDGRYITTADGSTVKFWDANHFGLVKSYDMPCNVESASLEPKFGNKFVAGGEDMWIHVFDFHTGEQIVFNQARK, encoded by the exons ATGGACAAGAAGAAGGTGGCTGTGCCATTAGTGTGCCATGGACATTCACGTCCTGTTGTGGATTTGTTTTACAGTCCTGTCACTCCTGATGGCTTCTTTCTCATTAGTGCTAGCAAGG ATTCTAGTCCCATGTTGAGAAATGGGGAGACTGGTGATTGGATAGGAACCTTTGAAGGGCACAAAGGTGCAGTGTGGAGTTGCTGCCTGGACACTAATGCTTTGCGTGCAGCATCTGGCTCTGCTGATTTCTCTGC GAAATTGTGGGATGCATTGACAGGGGATGAATTACAGTCTTTTGAGCATAAGCATATTGTTCGAGCATGCGCCTTTTCAGAG GATACTCACCTTCTACTTACTGGTGGATTTGAGAAAATTCTTCGCATATTTGACTTGAATCGTCCAGATGCACCCCCAAGAGAAGTTGACAATTCACCAGGTTCAATCAGAACTGTTGCATGGCTTCACAGTGATCAGACCATATTAAGTTCTTGTGCTGATATTGGTGGTGTGAG GTTATGGGACATACGAAGTGGCAAAATTGTTCAAACACTTGAAACAAAGTCACCTGTAACAAGTGCTGAAGTGAGTCAGGATGGTCGTTATATAACTACTGCTGATGGATCTACAGTTAAATTTTGGGATGCGAATCA tTTTGGATTGGTGAAAAGCTATGACATGCCATGCAATGTGGAATCAGCTTCATTGGAACCAAAATTTGGCAATAAGTTTGTTGCTGGAGGAGAAGACATGTGGATCCATGTGTTTGATTTCCATACTGGAGAACAGATTG TCTTCAACCAGGCGAGAAAATGA
- the LOC118034897 gene encoding protein ANTI-SILENCING 1, whose amino-acid sequence MSHLKKENGLENQIFKWGTKRGVGRLNKEIQFYESFTYDGVKYCLHDCVCFYREGDSGANIGKLVQIFETAAHERMVRAVWFFCPKDIRNFLGDYKPNRNELFLASGKGKGLSNVNRVESIVGKCNVVCASNDHRNHQASEQQLEMADYIFYRSFDVGTCSISESFADQICGFKVELFFNKRRNQMLGNPGTLEPKVKELTGKSVVLEKMNRHAVKDGKLGRSSPVVKESKTRTNVDDKQHFSNKPYKSKFSEDPWPPNASCTRPYKKRKLLGEKAGQISDEVGFGFRQDSGVKTVNKSVQVTRNLDPRQGKELEEIRNQLKKKCNK is encoded by the exons ATGTCGCATCTCAAGAAGGAAAATGGATTAGAGAATCAGATATTCAAGTGGGGTACTAAGAGGGGAGTTGGGCGGTTGAATAAAGAGATACAGTTTTATGAGTCATTTACATATGATGGAGTTAAATACTGTCTTCATGATTGTGTATGTTTTTACCGTGAAGGTGACTCCGGGGCTAACATTGGTAAACTTGTGCAAATCTTTGAGACTGCAGCCCATGAAAGGATGGTGAGGGCAGTGTGGTTCTTTTGTCCCAAGGACATACGCAATTTCTTGGGAGATTATAAGCCAAACAGGAATGAGTTATTTTTGGCTTCTGGCAAGGGTAAAGGCCTTAGCAATGTTAATCGTGTG GAATCAATTGTTGGGAAATGTAATGTTGTTTGTGCATCAAATGACCATAGAAATCATCAAGCATCTGAACAACAGTTGGAAATGGCTGACTACATTTTTTACCGTTCTTTTGATGTTGGAACATGCAGCATATCTGAGAGCTTTGCAGATCAGATCTGTGGATTTAAAG TGGagctttttttcaataaaagaagaaatcagATGCTTGGCAATCCTGGAACTCTCGAGCCAAAAGTAAAAGAATTGACTGGAAAATCAGTAGTTTTGGAAAAAATGAATCGTCATGCAGTAAAGGATGGCAAGTTGGGACGCAGCAGCCCAGTGGTTAAAG AGTCCAAGACTCGTACAAATGTGGATGACAAGCAACACTTTTCAAACAAGCCCTACAAATCGAAGTTCTCCGAGGATCCCTGGCCTCCAAATGCATCATGTACCCGGCCTTATAAGAAGAGAAAGCTTCTGGGTGAAAAGGCAGGCCAAATTTCTGATGAAGTAGGTTTTGGATTTCGACAAGATAGTGGTGTAAAAACTGTCAACAAATCTGTGCAGGTTACTCGAAACCTGGATCCT CGACAAGGGAAGGAATTAGAAGAAATCAGAAACCAGCTGAAGAAGAAATGTAACAAGTGA